The following are encoded in a window of Oncorhynchus keta strain PuntledgeMale-10-30-2019 chromosome 10, Oket_V2, whole genome shotgun sequence genomic DNA:
- the LOC118389022 gene encoding receptor-type tyrosine-protein phosphatase alpha-like isoform X1 — MPNSLLKGSMGVCPLLLLLSVALGVSVSAQGPSLTPAEGPVSTAKPTDSPATTLHNVPVATTTTPPTAATTLTTTSTAEGNILTAGPSVTQVPIPPPPPPGPTIAPQVPTGATTAPQPPPAPTTVSRGGENGTTLSAPDSHTDPSLETTIEPTVEATSHDTTSDTTTGGGEDGTDQNTQSDDTPIIAVMVALSSLLVIVFIIIILYMLRFKKYKQAGSHSNSFRLTNGRSDDTELQSVPLLARSPSTNRKYPPLVVDKLEEDMNRRMADDNKLFREEFNALPVCPIQASCDAASKEENKEKNRYVNILPYDHSRVHLSSLEGVPDSDFINASFINGYQEKNKFIAAQGPKEETVNDFWRMIWEQNTATIVMVTNLKERKEKSIQRQSLCVSQCKCAQYWPDQGCWTYGNIRVSVEDMMVLVDYTIRKFCIQQVGDVGGKKPQRLVTQFHFTSWPDFGVPFTPIGMLKFLKKVKTCNPQYSGPIVVHCSAGVGRTGTFIVIDAMLDMMNTERKVDVFGFVTRIRAQRCQMVQTDMQYVFIFQAMLEHYLYGDTELEVTSLESHLAKLYAPSAAGCGGMEAEFKKLTSIKIQNDKMRTGNLPANMKKNRVLQIIPYEFNRVINPVKRGEESTDYVNASFIDGYRQKDSYMASQGPLQHTIEDFWRMIWEWRSCSIVMLTELEERGQEKCAQYWPSDGVMVCGDLSIELKREEESESYTVRDLLVTNNRENKARAVRQFHFHGWPEVGIPSDGKGMINIIAAVQKQQQQSGNHPITVHCSAGAGRTGTFCALSTVLERVKAEAILDVFQTVKSLRLQRPHMVQTLEQYEFCYKVVQEYIDAFSDYANFK; from the exons AAGGTCCAGTCTCCACTGCCAAACCCACGGATTCTCCAGCCACCACCCTCCACAATGTTCCAGTGGCAACAACCACCACCCCTCCAACAGCCGCAACGACACTGACAACAACCAGCACCGCAGAGGGGAACATATTGACTGCAGGCCCCAGTGTCACCCAGGTGCCCattccccctccaccaccccctgGCCCCACCATAGCCCCCCAAGTCCCCACGGGTGCAACCACTGCCCCGCAACCACCCCCTGCTCCGACCACGGTCAGTCGGGGTGGGGAGAATGGGACCACACTCTCTGCTCCGGACAGTCACACAGATCCCTCGCTGGAGACCACCATAGAACCTACGGTGGAAGCCACGTCGCACGACACTACTAGTGACACTACaacag GTGGTGGAGAAGACGGCACAG ACCAAAATACGCAATCAGATGACACGCCCATCATTGCGGTGATGGTGGCTCTGTCATCCCTGCTCGTCAtcgtcttcatcatcatcatcctctatATGCTCAG GTTTAAGAAGTACAAGCAGGCCGGCAGCCATTCCAACTCCTTCAGGCTGACCAACGGTAGATCAGATGATACAG AGCTCCAGAGTGTGCCGCTATTGGCCCGCTCGCCTAGCACCAACAGGAAGTACCCACCCCTTGTTGTTGACAAGCTGGAGGAGGATATGAATCGTCGCATGGCTGATGACAACAAGCTCTTCCGGGAGGAGTTCAAT gCGCTGCCGGTGTGTCCCATCCAGGCGTCATGCGACGCGGCCTCTAAGGAGGAGAACAAGGAGAAGAATCGATACGTCAACATCCTGCCAT atgaCCACTCCAGGGTGCATCTGTCGTCTCTAGAGGGAGTTCCAGACTCTGACTTCATCAATGCGTCCTTCATCAAC GGTTACCAAGAGAAGAACAAGTTCATTGCAGCTCAAG ggCCAAAGGAGGAGACGGTAAACGACTTCTGGAGAATGATCTGGGAACAGAACACCGCCACCATCGTGATGGTGACCAACttgaaggagagaaaagag AAATCCATACAGCGgcaatctctctgtgtgtctcagtgtAAGTGTGCCCAGTACTGGCCTGACCAGGGCTGCTGGACCTACGGCAACATCCGGGTCTCTGTGGAAGACATGATGGTGCTGGTGGACTACACCATCCGCAAGTTCTGCATCCAACAG gTGGGGGATGTGGGGGGTAAGAAGCCCCAGCGGCTGGTGACCCAGTTCCACTTCACCAGCTGGCCAGACTTTGGCGTTCCCTTCACACCCATCGGCATGCTTAAGTTCCTCAAGAAGGTCAAGACCTGCAACCCCCAGTACTCCGGCCCCATCGTGGTCCACtgcag TGCGGGGGTGGGGAGGACCGGTACCTTCATAGTGATTGACGCCATGTTGGATATGATGAACACCGAGAGGAAGGTGGACGTCTTTGGCTTCGTCACGCGCATCAGAGCCCAGCGCTGCCAAATGGTCCAGACCGAC ATGCAATACGTGTTCATCTTCCAGGCCATGCTGGAGCACTACCTGTATGGAGACACAGAGCTGGAGGTGACCTCCCTGGAGTCCCACCTGGCTAAGCTCTACGCCCCCTCCGCCGCCGGCTGTGGGGGCATGGAAGCAGAGTTCAAG AAGCTGACCTCCATCAAGATCCAGAACGACAAGATGAGGACAGGCAACCTGCCGGCAAACATGAAGAAGAACAGAGTTCTCCAGATCATCCCAT ACGAGTTCAACAGAGTGATCAATCCAGtcaagagaggggaggagagcacGGATTATGTCAACGCTTCCTTCATTGAT GGCTACCGTCAGAAGGACTCGTACATGGCCAGTCAGGGCCCGCTGCAGCACACCATCGAAGACTTCTGGAGGATGATCTGGGAGTGGAGGAGCTGCTCCATAGTCATGCTCACtgagctggaggagagaggacag GAAAAGTGTGCTCAGTATTGGCCCAGTGACggggtgatggtgtgtggtgaccTCTCCATCGAgctgaagagggaggaggagagtgaaagCTACACTGTTAGAGACCTTCTGGTCACCAACAACCGG GAGAACAAGGCTCGCGCGGTGAGGCAGTTCCATTTTCATGGCTGGCCGGAGGTGGGCATCCCCAGCGACGGAAAGGGGATGATCAACATCATCGCCGCGGTCCAGAAGCAGCAGCAACAATCTGGCAACCACCCCATCACTGTCCACTGCAG tgcgGGCGCGGGGCGGACGGGGACCTTCTGTGCCCTGAGCACGGTCCTGGAGCGGGTGAAGGCTGAGGCCATCCTGGATGTCTTTCAGACTGTCAAGAGCCTCCGGCTGCAAAGGCCCCACATGGTGCAGACACTG GAGCAGTACGAGTTCTGCTACAAAGTGGTCCAGGAGTATATCGATGCCTTTTCTGACTACGCCAACTTCAAGTAG
- the LOC118389022 gene encoding receptor-type tyrosine-protein phosphatase alpha-like isoform X2, translating into MPNSLLKGSMGVCPLLLLLSVALGVSVSAQGPSLTPAEGPVSTAKPTDSPATTLHNVPVATTTTPPTAATTLTTTSTAEGNILTAGPSVTQVPIPPPPPPGPTIAPQVPTGATTAPQPPPAPTTVSRGGENGTTLSAPDSHTDPSLETTIEPTVEATSHDTTSDTTTGGGEDGTDQNTQSDDTPIIAVMVALSSLLVIVFIIIILYMLRFKKYKQAGSHSNSFRLTNGRSDDTELQSVPLLARSPSTNRKYPPLVVDKLEEDMNRRMADDNKLFREEFNALPVCPIQASCDAASKEENKEKNRYVNILPYDHSRVHLSSLEGVPDSDFINASFINGYQEKNKFIAAQGPKEETVNDFWRMIWEQNTATIVMVTNLKERKECKCAQYWPDQGCWTYGNIRVSVEDMMVLVDYTIRKFCIQQVGDVGGKKPQRLVTQFHFTSWPDFGVPFTPIGMLKFLKKVKTCNPQYSGPIVVHCSAGVGRTGTFIVIDAMLDMMNTERKVDVFGFVTRIRAQRCQMVQTDMQYVFIFQAMLEHYLYGDTELEVTSLESHLAKLYAPSAAGCGGMEAEFKKLTSIKIQNDKMRTGNLPANMKKNRVLQIIPYEFNRVINPVKRGEESTDYVNASFIDGYRQKDSYMASQGPLQHTIEDFWRMIWEWRSCSIVMLTELEERGQEKCAQYWPSDGVMVCGDLSIELKREEESESYTVRDLLVTNNRENKARAVRQFHFHGWPEVGIPSDGKGMINIIAAVQKQQQQSGNHPITVHCSAGAGRTGTFCALSTVLERVKAEAILDVFQTVKSLRLQRPHMVQTLEQYEFCYKVVQEYIDAFSDYANFK; encoded by the exons AAGGTCCAGTCTCCACTGCCAAACCCACGGATTCTCCAGCCACCACCCTCCACAATGTTCCAGTGGCAACAACCACCACCCCTCCAACAGCCGCAACGACACTGACAACAACCAGCACCGCAGAGGGGAACATATTGACTGCAGGCCCCAGTGTCACCCAGGTGCCCattccccctccaccaccccctgGCCCCACCATAGCCCCCCAAGTCCCCACGGGTGCAACCACTGCCCCGCAACCACCCCCTGCTCCGACCACGGTCAGTCGGGGTGGGGAGAATGGGACCACACTCTCTGCTCCGGACAGTCACACAGATCCCTCGCTGGAGACCACCATAGAACCTACGGTGGAAGCCACGTCGCACGACACTACTAGTGACACTACaacag GTGGTGGAGAAGACGGCACAG ACCAAAATACGCAATCAGATGACACGCCCATCATTGCGGTGATGGTGGCTCTGTCATCCCTGCTCGTCAtcgtcttcatcatcatcatcctctatATGCTCAG GTTTAAGAAGTACAAGCAGGCCGGCAGCCATTCCAACTCCTTCAGGCTGACCAACGGTAGATCAGATGATACAG AGCTCCAGAGTGTGCCGCTATTGGCCCGCTCGCCTAGCACCAACAGGAAGTACCCACCCCTTGTTGTTGACAAGCTGGAGGAGGATATGAATCGTCGCATGGCTGATGACAACAAGCTCTTCCGGGAGGAGTTCAAT gCGCTGCCGGTGTGTCCCATCCAGGCGTCATGCGACGCGGCCTCTAAGGAGGAGAACAAGGAGAAGAATCGATACGTCAACATCCTGCCAT atgaCCACTCCAGGGTGCATCTGTCGTCTCTAGAGGGAGTTCCAGACTCTGACTTCATCAATGCGTCCTTCATCAAC GGTTACCAAGAGAAGAACAAGTTCATTGCAGCTCAAG ggCCAAAGGAGGAGACGGTAAACGACTTCTGGAGAATGATCTGGGAACAGAACACCGCCACCATCGTGATGGTGACCAACttgaaggagagaaaagag tgtAAGTGTGCCCAGTACTGGCCTGACCAGGGCTGCTGGACCTACGGCAACATCCGGGTCTCTGTGGAAGACATGATGGTGCTGGTGGACTACACCATCCGCAAGTTCTGCATCCAACAG gTGGGGGATGTGGGGGGTAAGAAGCCCCAGCGGCTGGTGACCCAGTTCCACTTCACCAGCTGGCCAGACTTTGGCGTTCCCTTCACACCCATCGGCATGCTTAAGTTCCTCAAGAAGGTCAAGACCTGCAACCCCCAGTACTCCGGCCCCATCGTGGTCCACtgcag TGCGGGGGTGGGGAGGACCGGTACCTTCATAGTGATTGACGCCATGTTGGATATGATGAACACCGAGAGGAAGGTGGACGTCTTTGGCTTCGTCACGCGCATCAGAGCCCAGCGCTGCCAAATGGTCCAGACCGAC ATGCAATACGTGTTCATCTTCCAGGCCATGCTGGAGCACTACCTGTATGGAGACACAGAGCTGGAGGTGACCTCCCTGGAGTCCCACCTGGCTAAGCTCTACGCCCCCTCCGCCGCCGGCTGTGGGGGCATGGAAGCAGAGTTCAAG AAGCTGACCTCCATCAAGATCCAGAACGACAAGATGAGGACAGGCAACCTGCCGGCAAACATGAAGAAGAACAGAGTTCTCCAGATCATCCCAT ACGAGTTCAACAGAGTGATCAATCCAGtcaagagaggggaggagagcacGGATTATGTCAACGCTTCCTTCATTGAT GGCTACCGTCAGAAGGACTCGTACATGGCCAGTCAGGGCCCGCTGCAGCACACCATCGAAGACTTCTGGAGGATGATCTGGGAGTGGAGGAGCTGCTCCATAGTCATGCTCACtgagctggaggagagaggacag GAAAAGTGTGCTCAGTATTGGCCCAGTGACggggtgatggtgtgtggtgaccTCTCCATCGAgctgaagagggaggaggagagtgaaagCTACACTGTTAGAGACCTTCTGGTCACCAACAACCGG GAGAACAAGGCTCGCGCGGTGAGGCAGTTCCATTTTCATGGCTGGCCGGAGGTGGGCATCCCCAGCGACGGAAAGGGGATGATCAACATCATCGCCGCGGTCCAGAAGCAGCAGCAACAATCTGGCAACCACCCCATCACTGTCCACTGCAG tgcgGGCGCGGGGCGGACGGGGACCTTCTGTGCCCTGAGCACGGTCCTGGAGCGGGTGAAGGCTGAGGCCATCCTGGATGTCTTTCAGACTGTCAAGAGCCTCCGGCTGCAAAGGCCCCACATGGTGCAGACACTG GAGCAGTACGAGTTCTGCTACAAAGTGGTCCAGGAGTATATCGATGCCTTTTCTGACTACGCCAACTTCAAGTAG
- the LOC118389554 gene encoding progonadoliberin-2: MVSVARLVFMLGLLLCLGAQLSSSQHWSHGWYPGGKRELDSFTTSEISEEIKLCEAGECSYLRPQRRNILKNVILDALAREFQKRK, translated from the exons ATGGTGAGTGTGGCTAGACTGGTGTTTATGCTGGGGCTGCTGCTGTGTCTGGGAGCCCAGCTGTCTTCCTCCCAGCACTGGTCCCATGGCTGGTACCCTGGGGGCAAGAGGGAGCTGGACTCATTTACCACCTCTGAG attTCAGAGGAGATTAAACTCTGTGAGGCAGGAGAATGCAGCTACCTGAGACCCCAGCGAAGGAACATCCTTAAAAACGTTATT TTGGATGCCCTGGCCAGAGAATTTCAGAAGCGAAAATAA